One window from the genome of Spiractinospora alimapuensis encodes:
- a CDS encoding SDR family NAD(P)-dependent oxidoreductase has protein sequence MSDPTQPNRQRPDRQRVVVISGGTDGMGRELAMERLARGDRAVVLGSNAEKGRRLLADAAAAGAGDRMEFIAVDLSSVSATRAAIDQVTERHPTVDALGLFANRQAPKRIVTEEGLERTFALYYLSRYLLGHGLAAALRQSETPVIINVAGTGATAGEIHWDDLQLERRYSTITAQLQAGRANDLLGVAYAAQAENPARYVLYHPGFTRSGDLSPLPAPVRLLLRVAARLAARPVKASVAPIHDFIERPPSEPLSAIDRGKSLPLDLKTLDPANAERLAEVTEALLRRTPLS, from the coding sequence ATGTCCGACCCCACCCAACCCAACCGCCAGCGTCCGGACCGCCAACGTGTGGTGGTGATCAGCGGCGGCACCGACGGTATGGGGCGCGAACTGGCCATGGAACGCCTGGCACGTGGCGACCGGGCCGTGGTCCTCGGCAGCAACGCCGAAAAGGGACGGCGGCTACTCGCGGACGCCGCGGCGGCGGGCGCGGGTGACCGGATGGAGTTCATCGCCGTGGACCTCTCCAGCGTGAGCGCCACGCGTGCCGCGATCGACCAAGTCACCGAACGCCACCCGACCGTGGACGCGCTTGGCCTGTTCGCCAACAGGCAGGCGCCGAAGCGCATTGTGACCGAGGAGGGCCTGGAGCGGACCTTCGCCCTGTACTACCTCAGCCGGTACCTGCTGGGTCACGGACTCGCCGCGGCGCTGCGCCAGAGCGAGACCCCGGTGATCATCAATGTGGCGGGAACCGGAGCGACCGCGGGCGAGATCCACTGGGACGACCTTCAGTTGGAACGCCGCTACAGCACGATCACCGCCCAGCTCCAGGCCGGCAGGGCCAACGACCTCCTGGGGGTGGCCTACGCCGCCCAGGCGGAGAACCCCGCCCGCTACGTGCTTTACCACCCGGGCTTCACACGCAGCGGTGACCTCAGCCCGCTCCCGGCTCCGGTGCGGCTGCTGCTACGGGTGGCGGCTCGGCTGGCGGCACGGCCCGTGAAGGCGTCTGTGGCGCCCATCCACGACTTCATCGAGCGCCCGCCCTCGGAGCCCCTGTCCGCGATCGATCGCGGGAAGTCACTTCCCCTCGATCTCAAAACCCTGGACCCGGCGAACGCGGAGCGCCTCGCCGAGGTCACCGAGGCACTGCTGCGGCGGACTCCTCTGAGCTGA
- a CDS encoding winged helix-turn-helix transcriptional regulator has protein sequence MVSASLPSPIPSDEFERCPVTDILRRVGDKWSILVVVLLGRRTYRYNELQREIETISQRMLTRTLRALESDGLVHREVFPTVPPSVEYSLTPLGRSLLEPLSALADWAVLHQPDIAAARATNRPQRGN, from the coding sequence ATGGTCAGCGCGTCGCTGCCGAGTCCGATACCCAGCGACGAGTTCGAGCGGTGCCCCGTCACCGACATCCTGCGTCGGGTAGGGGACAAGTGGTCCATCCTGGTCGTCGTACTCCTGGGGCGACGCACCTACCGCTACAACGAGCTCCAACGCGAGATCGAGACCATCAGCCAACGCATGCTGACGCGCACCCTCCGGGCCTTGGAGTCCGACGGACTCGTCCACCGCGAGGTGTTCCCCACCGTTCCACCGAGCGTCGAGTACAGCCTGACCCCGCTCGGCCGCTCCCTCCTCGAGCCACTGTCCGCCCTCGCGGACTGGGCCGTTCTGCACCAGCCCGACATCGCCGCCGCACGGGCGACGAACCGACCCCAGCGCGGAAATTGA
- a CDS encoding DUF4291 domain-containing protein translates to MPPSYRQIRAAYTDDTVTVYQAYAPTIGVPAARDGRFPPEWKRDRMTWIKPSFLWMMYRCGWGRKHDQETVLAVEITRAGFEWALRDACLSHYTPAVHTDNDDWKRQLRESSARVQWDPERDLRLQPLDHRSLQVGLSGVATRRYADEWIVTITNITPLAHEIHTHVRAGNLDTAGDLLPEEHPYPTPPEVIDHLRPTEDEAESPE, encoded by the coding sequence ATGCCACCCTCTTACCGCCAGATCCGCGCCGCGTACACCGATGACACGGTGACGGTGTACCAGGCCTACGCGCCAACGATCGGTGTCCCCGCCGCCCGGGACGGCCGGTTCCCGCCGGAATGGAAGCGGGACCGGATGACCTGGATCAAGCCCTCGTTCCTGTGGATGATGTACCGCTGCGGGTGGGGTCGGAAGCACGACCAAGAGACCGTCCTGGCGGTCGAGATCACCCGCGCCGGCTTTGAGTGGGCACTACGCGACGCGTGCCTGTCCCACTACACCCCGGCCGTGCACACCGACAACGACGACTGGAAACGTCAGCTCCGCGAGTCCTCCGCCCGTGTCCAGTGGGACCCGGAGCGCGACCTGCGTCTCCAGCCGCTCGACCACCGATCCCTCCAGGTGGGGCTGTCCGGCGTGGCCACCCGACGCTACGCCGACGAGTGGATCGTCACGATCACCAACATCACACCCCTCGCACACGAGATCCACACCCACGTCCGCGCGGGAAACCTGGACACGGCCGGTGACCTGTTGCCCGAGGAACACCCCTACCCCACGCCTCCGGAGGTTATCGACCACCTCCGCCCCACCGAGGACGAAGCCGAGTCCCCGGAGTGA
- a CDS encoding acyl-CoA dehydrogenase family protein translates to MAETDGPAGGSRSLDAAAAVAEQVLFPAALEVDTAERVPEGHFQRIAEIGFYGFAAPDGLNTLDLPDFASVCRAVETLAGGCLTTTFVWLQHHGAVTAAANTQNHALRDTYLESLLTGERRAGVAVTAAVRPGLPQLRAEPASGGWYLDGVAPWVTGWGMIDTLYVAARDANDALVMALVDAEESECLQAGPPARLVATNAGRTVTLRFSRYFLPRERVASITPRETYLRGDAETVRFNGNLALGVAGRAITLMGEDGQALSAQLSRTRDRLLSTTPEHVPTARAATSELAMRTAAALTTYVGGRSLLTDAHAQRLVREATFLLAFGTRPTIRSALLRTLSTREST, encoded by the coding sequence GTGGCCGAAACCGATGGTCCGGCCGGGGGTTCACGGTCGCTGGACGCGGCCGCGGCAGTGGCCGAGCAGGTGCTCTTTCCGGCGGCATTGGAGGTCGACACCGCCGAACGGGTCCCGGAGGGACACTTCCAGCGGATCGCGGAGATCGGGTTCTACGGATTCGCCGCACCGGACGGCCTGAACACCCTGGACCTCCCGGACTTCGCGTCCGTCTGTCGCGCCGTGGAGACGCTCGCCGGGGGATGTCTGACGACCACTTTCGTCTGGCTGCAGCACCACGGGGCCGTCACGGCCGCCGCGAACACCCAGAACCACGCCCTGCGCGACACCTACCTCGAATCCCTGCTCACGGGAGAGCGTCGCGCGGGCGTCGCGGTCACCGCCGCGGTCCGACCCGGTCTACCCCAGTTGCGGGCTGAGCCAGCGAGTGGGGGATGGTACCTCGACGGCGTCGCCCCCTGGGTGACCGGTTGGGGAATGATCGACACCCTCTACGTCGCCGCACGCGACGCCAACGACGCCCTCGTCATGGCGCTTGTCGACGCCGAGGAGAGCGAGTGCCTCCAGGCGGGACCACCCGCGCGGCTCGTGGCCACGAACGCCGGCCGCACGGTCACGTTGCGCTTCTCCCGGTACTTCCTGCCGCGGGAGCGGGTCGCGTCGATCACCCCGCGAGAGACCTACCTACGAGGCGACGCGGAGACGGTGCGGTTCAACGGGAACCTCGCCCTCGGTGTCGCCGGTCGGGCGATCACCCTCATGGGAGAGGACGGACAGGCGCTCTCCGCCCAACTCTCTCGGACCCGGGACCGGCTGCTCTCCACGACCCCCGAACACGTCCCGACGGCGCGCGCGGCCACCTCTGAGCTCGCGATGCGCACCGCCGCCGCGCTCACGACCTACGTTGGTGGCCGTTCCCTGCTCACCGACGCGCACGCCCAGCGGTTGGTCCGGGAGGCGACGTTCCTCCTCGCCTTCGGAACACGCCCGACGATCCGGTCCGCCCTCCTGCGAACGCTCAGCACGCGCGAGTCGACCTGA
- a CDS encoding TOMM precursor leader peptide-binding protein codes for MPSPTAKVEVTNKPALTLVGAGVLADAIVSEHAALGEAELTLATPGRTSFPTGSVVVVASDGWDDEPYPRVRAAAVAADVTWVPVRAELGRVVVGPAESPGVPGCVDCAEFRRRSARSSPQGHAEVRRLHGETMANRPSAWLTPLAADLVAGIVVDEVHRVASDPGTARTRNALVVVALDSLEVTTHRFLTDPRCVRCDSRPDDSASLARIDLLPRPKVSPETFRVRDVERHWDALERLYVDSECGLVHTMTKGSGAGVVTASAELGAHADSVEYGFGWTRSYHSSRVVALLEALERYGGTHAAGKRTVVHAPFTEVAEQALDPRTLGLYPPERHVPGFGFRRFTEDVPCSWVWGYSFSRSAPILVPENYVYYRLMRRAGPENPPFVYECSNGCALGSSIEEAIFYGILEVAERDSFLMTWYARMSVNRVDVSTARNPALPLLVETIEQETGYSVHTFDTTLEYGIPCVWTMAVNPTDDPATAKVACSGGSHLDPERAIERSLNELGPMTANFASQDPALQEQAREMVRDPSLVTRMAHHTQLYGHPDAFSRFDFLGTAATARPISDMPRIPASDDLRDDLAELLRRLHERGLDVIVVDQSTPEHRAGGFVCVKVIIPGTLPMTFGHEFRRVDGLPRLHDVPHALGYKDRPLRPEDISHHPHPFP; via the coding sequence ATGCCTAGTCCGACCGCCAAAGTCGAGGTCACCAACAAACCCGCTCTTACACTGGTCGGGGCGGGCGTGCTGGCGGACGCCATCGTCTCGGAGCACGCCGCCCTGGGGGAAGCCGAGCTCACGCTGGCCACACCGGGGCGCACCTCGTTCCCAACCGGCTCCGTCGTGGTCGTGGCGAGCGACGGCTGGGACGACGAACCGTATCCACGCGTACGCGCGGCCGCCGTCGCCGCGGACGTGACCTGGGTCCCGGTGCGGGCCGAACTCGGCCGGGTCGTGGTGGGGCCGGCGGAGTCCCCCGGGGTTCCCGGATGTGTGGACTGTGCGGAGTTCCGCAGGCGCTCGGCCCGATCCAGCCCTCAGGGTCACGCGGAGGTACGACGACTGCACGGTGAGACCATGGCGAACCGACCGTCGGCGTGGCTCACCCCGCTGGCGGCGGACCTGGTGGCCGGGATCGTCGTCGACGAGGTCCACCGGGTCGCCTCGGATCCGGGGACGGCACGCACGCGCAACGCTTTGGTGGTCGTCGCTTTGGACTCCCTCGAGGTGACGACCCACCGCTTCCTCACCGACCCCCGGTGCGTCCGCTGCGACAGCCGTCCGGACGACTCCGCGTCCCTCGCTCGTATCGACCTGCTCCCTCGCCCGAAGGTGTCCCCCGAGACGTTCCGTGTACGCGACGTCGAGAGACACTGGGACGCACTGGAGCGCCTGTACGTCGACTCCGAGTGCGGTCTCGTCCACACGATGACGAAGGGCAGCGGCGCCGGGGTCGTCACGGCGTCCGCGGAGCTGGGCGCGCACGCGGACTCGGTCGAGTACGGATTCGGGTGGACCCGCAGCTATCACTCGAGTCGCGTGGTCGCTCTGTTGGAGGCGTTGGAGAGATACGGGGGCACGCACGCCGCCGGGAAGCGAACGGTCGTCCACGCACCCTTCACCGAAGTGGCCGAGCAGGCGCTCGACCCGCGCACCCTCGGGCTCTATCCGCCCGAACGGCACGTTCCCGGCTTCGGGTTCCGGAGGTTCACCGAGGACGTCCCCTGTTCGTGGGTGTGGGGCTACTCCTTCTCGCGGTCGGCCCCAATCCTGGTGCCCGAGAACTACGTGTACTACCGGTTGATGCGGCGGGCCGGCCCGGAGAACCCGCCGTTCGTCTACGAGTGCTCCAACGGGTGCGCGCTCGGCAGCAGCATCGAGGAGGCCATCTTCTACGGAATCCTCGAAGTGGCCGAGCGGGACTCGTTCCTCATGACGTGGTACGCGAGGATGTCGGTCAACCGGGTCGACGTCTCCACGGCGCGGAACCCCGCTCTACCGCTCCTCGTCGAAACGATCGAGCAGGAGACCGGCTACTCGGTGCACACCTTCGACACGACCCTCGAGTACGGAATCCCGTGCGTGTGGACCATGGCCGTGAACCCCACCGATGACCCCGCGACAGCGAAGGTCGCCTGTTCGGGCGGGTCACACCTCGATCCGGAGCGAGCGATCGAGCGGTCCCTGAACGAGCTCGGCCCCATGACGGCCAACTTCGCGTCGCAGGATCCCGCCCTGCAGGAGCAGGCCCGGGAGATGGTGCGTGACCCCTCGCTCGTGACCCGGATGGCGCACCACACCCAGCTCTACGGCCATCCGGACGCGTTCTCCCGCTTCGACTTCCTGGGCACGGCCGCGACGGCACGCCCGATCTCCGACATGCCACGCATCCCCGCCAGCGACGACCTGCGCGACGACCTCGCCGAGCTCCTGCGTCGACTCCACGAACGCGGCCTCGATGTCATCGTCGTGGACCAGAGCACCCCGGAGCACCGCGCGGGCGGCTTCGTCTGCGTCAAGGTCATCATTCCCGGCACGCTGCCCATGACGTTCGGTCACGAGTTCCGGCGGGTTGACGGCCTTCCTCGGCTGCACGACGTGCCGCACGCCCTGGGGTACAAGGACCGCCCACTGCGGCCCGAGGACATCAGCCACCACCCGCATCCATTTCCCTAA
- a CDS encoding YcaO-like family protein: protein MGLLLRPDVYYAKSPEGVYLLSHHGSLHLTGDSIYLVIERLAPYLNGRHSLGDLTANLSPERRRLVEDLVTTLRDRGALRDVDGAAHPPAPSPELPLGASFLRYFRADGAAAFTRFQATRTVVLGSGRLLAATTAAAVAAGLEDLRVVVTGETDSGFDPMSTQPGASSFPGPTEHVDLHPSETRLRRLLADVDLVLHASETPSVSGPDPLGTVCREEAITLARVVLWRRAVWISPSGVDWESVRRRGAARRPAEDAGTTPAAPLPRLAARAAAVRAVQGVLRATTGIPPGEQGVVTCLDPVTLGGTTHRVLAHPLAESDVRPDTEAGFLKRIAALADHPGQEWEEFSRAAVLCTGDQLGAIGEPDEGELAQFPLHTCRVESSDPVGLLDDREGVPTAVAAGLSFETARHRAVLRAFALYGSLMVDPRRFASPRGETPDWGATSPEAMLNAVRQGDAGVRCWAYDLADGSATLVAPDIVFPALRRGRAHPDSTSGYGAYALHTGTAAGYSWEEAVKSALLEHCQQIATDDIAASSALSPLLDPRGVTVGDDADRYRSMLARISPGFTFHEATSALGVPTVACFRAGDPVTVATGTTLQEALREAMERALLAYQADAQRQWVYAPTAPDLPVRRHDGPSVSVGHQEPLGIADLTARLVTRGRRPLAVPLDHDPEVSSKVPFVVRVVLVDA, encoded by the coding sequence GTGGGACTGTTGCTGCGTCCCGACGTCTACTACGCGAAGTCGCCCGAGGGTGTCTACCTACTCAGCCATCACGGATCACTGCACCTGACCGGCGATTCGATCTATTTGGTCATCGAACGCCTCGCCCCCTACCTCAACGGACGACACAGCCTCGGCGATCTCACCGCGAACCTCTCGCCAGAGCGGCGACGGCTGGTGGAGGACCTGGTCACGACGCTGCGTGACCGTGGTGCCCTCCGCGACGTGGACGGCGCCGCGCACCCTCCCGCTCCGTCACCGGAGCTTCCCCTCGGCGCCAGTTTCCTTCGGTATTTCCGCGCCGACGGAGCGGCCGCGTTCACACGGTTCCAAGCGACGCGGACGGTCGTGCTCGGGTCGGGTCGCCTGTTGGCGGCGACCACTGCGGCCGCGGTCGCCGCTGGGTTGGAGGACCTGCGTGTGGTCGTCACGGGCGAGACGGACTCGGGCTTCGACCCGATGTCCACCCAGCCTGGGGCCTCGTCGTTTCCCGGACCGACCGAGCACGTGGACCTCCATCCGTCGGAGACACGGTTGCGGCGCCTGCTCGCCGACGTCGACCTCGTTCTCCACGCCTCGGAGACGCCGTCGGTGAGTGGTCCCGATCCGCTGGGAACGGTCTGTCGCGAAGAGGCCATCACCCTCGCGCGGGTCGTCCTCTGGCGCCGGGCCGTGTGGATCTCGCCTTCGGGTGTGGACTGGGAGTCCGTGCGACGACGTGGAGCCGCGCGACGGCCGGCCGAGGACGCGGGTACGACGCCGGCCGCCCCGCTCCCCCGCTTGGCGGCACGGGCGGCGGCTGTGCGGGCGGTCCAGGGCGTCCTGCGGGCCACCACCGGAATCCCGCCGGGGGAGCAAGGGGTGGTGACGTGCCTGGATCCGGTGACACTCGGCGGCACGACGCACCGCGTCCTCGCGCACCCGCTGGCGGAGTCGGACGTCAGACCTGACACCGAAGCCGGTTTTCTCAAGCGGATCGCCGCGTTGGCGGACCATCCAGGGCAGGAGTGGGAGGAGTTCTCACGAGCCGCCGTGTTGTGCACCGGGGACCAACTCGGTGCCATCGGTGAACCCGATGAGGGTGAGCTGGCCCAGTTCCCACTGCACACCTGTCGGGTGGAGTCGTCCGACCCGGTCGGGCTCCTCGACGACCGTGAGGGGGTGCCGACGGCGGTCGCCGCGGGCCTCAGTTTCGAGACCGCGCGGCACCGCGCGGTGCTTCGGGCGTTCGCTCTGTACGGCTCACTGATGGTCGATCCGCGACGGTTCGCTTCTCCCCGGGGCGAGACCCCCGATTGGGGGGCCACCTCCCCTGAGGCGATGCTGAACGCCGTGCGCCAGGGCGATGCCGGCGTCCGTTGCTGGGCATACGACCTGGCGGATGGTTCCGCCACCCTGGTGGCCCCCGACATCGTCTTTCCGGCCCTGCGGCGCGGGCGGGCGCACCCCGACTCGACCTCCGGGTACGGCGCCTACGCTCTCCACACGGGTACGGCCGCGGGTTACAGCTGGGAGGAGGCCGTCAAGTCCGCGCTCCTCGAACACTGCCAACAGATCGCGACGGACGACATCGCCGCGTCGTCCGCGCTGTCGCCGCTCCTCGATCCTCGCGGAGTGACCGTCGGCGACGACGCCGATCGGTACCGGTCGATGCTGGCGCGGATCAGTCCGGGGTTCACCTTCCACGAGGCGACATCGGCTCTGGGGGTCCCCACAGTCGCCTGCTTCCGTGCCGGGGATCCCGTGACGGTGGCGACGGGGACGACTCTCCAGGAGGCCCTTCGCGAAGCGATGGAGCGGGCTCTGTTGGCCTACCAGGCCGACGCGCAGCGGCAGTGGGTCTACGCGCCGACCGCTCCCGACCTGCCTGTGAGGCGGCACGACGGTCCCAGCGTCTCCGTGGGGCACCAGGAGCCACTGGGCATCGCCGACCTCACGGCCCGACTAGTGACGCGGGGCCGTCGCCCGCTCGCCGTCCCCCTCGACCACGACCCAGAGGTGAGTTCGAAGGTCCCGTTCGTCGTGAGGGTGGTGCTCGTCGATGCCTAG
- a CDS encoding SagB family peptide dehydrogenase: protein MRNLEWGGHEVELRLVGGVSCARGHDGVWLATGRRNEEVGPNLPWLTSVLGQLAHGCLRSRLTSASGATADEVDALLERLRRGGWLSVTPHLGERALYTLRPVGPELGPTREDVESRLRLSRFTVLRRDRDGLVAESPLANARLETLDVGVQAALGVLAGGASDLATLSRLSDLGVEAVTVDALLRDLRRAGLMEAPDGGEHSDLTLSQWTPHELWFHRQSRMTDRSDREEAYGRTQWARGLHTPLPGRRPPYPGPEIPLPAADLTRIRRDDPPLAAVVEDRRSVRHHDDDHPITVDQLGEFLYRCARVRTTREVDGVEYPNRPHPSGGSAYELEIYPVVRRVSGLPSGMYHYDSHSHGLRTVSPGGPPVRRLLRAALRAAPAAEPPQVLLVLTARFGRLAWTYEQMPYSLVLKHVGVLYQSMYLAATAMGLAACGLGGGDATDFNAATGVDYAAESAVGEFSLGSRRPDE from the coding sequence GTGAGGAACCTGGAGTGGGGCGGCCACGAGGTGGAACTCCGGTTGGTGGGCGGGGTGTCGTGCGCCCGAGGCCACGACGGCGTCTGGTTGGCGACGGGCCGGCGCAACGAGGAGGTGGGGCCAAACCTTCCATGGCTCACGTCGGTCCTCGGCCAGCTCGCCCACGGCTGCCTTCGGTCGCGCCTCACGTCAGCGTCTGGGGCGACAGCGGACGAGGTCGACGCGCTGCTCGAACGACTGCGGCGCGGCGGCTGGCTGTCCGTGACGCCCCACCTCGGGGAACGAGCGCTCTACACCCTCCGTCCCGTTGGGCCCGAACTGGGTCCAACGCGGGAAGACGTCGAGTCCAGGCTTCGGCTCTCCCGGTTCACGGTGCTGCGCCGCGACCGCGACGGTCTCGTCGCGGAGTCACCGCTGGCGAACGCGCGACTGGAGACCCTCGATGTGGGGGTCCAGGCGGCGCTTGGTGTACTCGCCGGCGGCGCGTCGGACCTCGCCACACTGTCGAGGCTGTCCGACCTGGGGGTCGAAGCCGTGACCGTCGACGCCCTGCTGCGGGACCTGCGACGTGCCGGCCTGATGGAGGCCCCGGACGGCGGGGAGCATTCCGACCTCACGCTGAGCCAGTGGACACCACACGAACTGTGGTTCCACCGCCAGTCGCGTATGACCGACCGCTCCGACCGGGAGGAGGCGTATGGGCGCACACAGTGGGCCCGCGGGCTCCATACTCCGCTCCCCGGTCGGCGGCCCCCCTACCCGGGCCCTGAGATCCCGTTGCCCGCGGCGGACCTGACACGGATCCGTCGGGACGATCCACCGCTCGCCGCCGTCGTCGAGGACCGCCGATCCGTGCGGCACCACGACGACGACCACCCGATCACCGTGGACCAGCTTGGCGAGTTCCTCTACCGGTGTGCCCGGGTGCGGACGACGCGCGAGGTGGACGGCGTGGAATACCCCAACCGCCCACACCCGTCCGGCGGATCGGCCTACGAGCTGGAGATCTACCCCGTGGTCCGACGCGTGTCGGGTCTCCCCTCGGGGATGTACCACTACGACTCGCACTCCCACGGGCTCCGCACGGTGAGTCCGGGTGGGCCTCCGGTGCGCCGCCTTCTGCGCGCGGCCCTGCGCGCCGCACCGGCAGCCGAGCCACCCCAGGTCCTCCTCGTGCTCACCGCCCGATTCGGCCGGCTCGCCTGGACCTACGAACAGATGCCCTACTCCCTGGTCCTCAAGCACGTCGGCGTTCTGTACCAGTCGATGTATCTGGCGGCGACGGCGATGGGGCTTGCCGCCTGCGGCCTCGGAGGTGGCGACGCCACGGACTTCAACGCCGCGACAGGGGTGGATTACGCAGCGGAGAGCGCCGTTGGCGAATTCTCCCTGGGCAGTCGACGACCGGACGAATGA
- a CDS encoding thiopeptide maturation pyridine synthase: MSWRSLHVVYYDRDKDHLLLEAVRPFFRRLSSTIPAMSFTRHWRLGPHVRLHLRCDAATMAGVVRPAARETIGGFLSRHPSRTVLAPEEYEQRHRELARLEDEHGPLTPWRPNNTLHEAPFERRPRALGSEEAVDLLADFHADTTELAFRILQDVSTGRPRLGHALDLMIATAHVLSGVGVTTGFMSFRSHADAFLAMYPGAETLRGPWDDHYRLHEATLRRRVSDTVAGLDGDAPTSEFVADWTSITRSYHVRASQLLARGQLPTEHGFSTDANGNPPPLVHVSPYHRAAFHNPAVMDSMTAHWFVLYRTMLNHTYLFLTQLGVTPQERFLLCHLAARAVEDVFGVSAMRQIEEEPPAPTSDIREEPV; this comes from the coding sequence GTGTCGTGGCGCAGTCTGCACGTCGTGTACTACGACAGGGATAAGGACCACCTGCTCCTGGAGGCCGTGCGGCCGTTCTTCCGACGCCTGTCGTCCACGATTCCCGCGATGTCCTTCACGCGTCACTGGCGGTTGGGACCGCACGTACGCCTCCACCTGCGCTGTGACGCGGCGACGATGGCGGGCGTCGTACGCCCCGCGGCACGCGAGACGATCGGAGGGTTCCTCTCACGCCATCCGTCCCGCACGGTGTTGGCCCCCGAGGAGTACGAACAGCGGCACCGCGAACTCGCACGGCTCGAGGACGAGCACGGACCGCTGACGCCGTGGCGCCCGAACAACACCCTGCACGAGGCTCCATTCGAACGTCGGCCCCGCGCCCTGGGCAGTGAGGAGGCGGTAGACCTGCTCGCCGACTTCCACGCCGACACCACCGAGCTCGCGTTCCGGATACTCCAAGACGTGTCGACCGGTCGACCCCGTCTCGGCCATGCCTTGGACCTGATGATCGCCACCGCCCACGTCCTGTCGGGCGTCGGCGTCACCACAGGGTTCATGTCGTTCCGGTCCCACGCGGACGCCTTTCTCGCCATGTACCCAGGGGCCGAGACTCTTCGTGGCCCCTGGGACGACCACTATCGCCTCCACGAGGCCACCCTGCGGCGACGGGTGTCGGACACGGTGGCCGGACTGGACGGCGACGCCCCGACCTCCGAGTTCGTGGCGGACTGGACCTCGATCACGCGGTCGTACCACGTCCGCGCATCCCAACTCCTGGCACGCGGCCAGCTCCCGACCGAGCACGGGTTCTCCACGGACGCCAACGGGAATCCGCCCCCGTTGGTGCACGTCAGCCCCTACCACCGTGCGGCCTTCCACAACCCGGCGGTCATGGACTCGATGACCGCACACTGGTTCGTTCTCTACCGAACGATGCTCAACCACACCTACCTGTTCCTGACCCAGCTCGGCGTCACGCCACAGGAACGCTTCCTGCTGTGCCACCTGGCCGCACGTGCCGTCGAGGACGTGTTCGGAGTCTCGGCCATGCGTCAGATCGAGGAGGAGCCGCCGGCCCCGACATCGGACATTCGTGAGGAGCCCGTGTGA
- a CDS encoding thiopeptide-type bacteriocin biosynthesis protein has translation MAESDWISVHVFRHDDLEGLVSEGIAPLMGELRAENALRDWFFLRYWEGGPHVRLRVLPEDGRRGAVEELLRNRLETYLRDNPSRGRMRLDHYLHLAASYSRRERKSSFATELRPDNSLVCLPYSREHDRYGRNSAIEAVERHFTESSELASQLLRPGTTSEQRTTSAYAAILLAWLACEPDLPSLAERIGTASPTVPASVDLLGLGGSPRRGGRGATGEATEIARSLRTLASHVDQVRRSGTFVDWSRSVTALRDALERCPSEDRPAIEVFQVLDTCAHLFCNRIGVLLNAEDVVRGMAADAVRELASEEAPEGNENGEDTGVVAQSARRVLRQG, from the coding sequence ATGGCCGAATCGGACTGGATCAGTGTCCACGTGTTCCGGCACGACGACCTGGAGGGGCTCGTGTCCGAAGGGATCGCCCCCCTGATGGGGGAACTCCGGGCCGAGAACGCACTGCGCGACTGGTTCTTCCTGCGGTACTGGGAGGGCGGACCGCACGTGCGGCTACGCGTCCTGCCGGAAGACGGTCGACGCGGTGCGGTCGAGGAGCTGCTCCGGAACCGCTTGGAGACCTACCTCCGCGACAACCCGAGCCGAGGACGGATGCGGCTTGACCACTACCTGCACCTCGCGGCCTCCTACTCCCGGCGGGAACGGAAGTCGTCCTTCGCCACCGAGCTGAGACCCGACAACTCCCTGGTGTGCCTCCCCTACTCCCGTGAGCACGACCGGTATGGGAGGAACTCCGCGATCGAGGCCGTGGAGCGCCACTTCACGGAGTCGAGCGAGCTCGCGTCCCAGCTACTCCGTCCGGGAACGACGTCCGAGCAACGCACCACCAGCGCCTACGCGGCGATCCTGCTCGCCTGGCTGGCGTGTGAGCCGGACCTGCCCAGCCTGGCCGAACGGATCGGTACCGCGAGTCCGACGGTGCCAGCGTCCGTGGACCTCCTCGGTCTGGGCGGTTCCCCACGCAGGGGTGGCCGAGGGGCGACCGGCGAGGCGACCGAGATCGCGCGAAGTCTGCGGACCCTGGCCTCACACGTGGACCAGGTGCGGCGCTCCGGAACCTTCGTCGACTGGTCCCGGTCGGTCACCGCGCTTCGGGACGCCCTGGAACGGTGCCCGTCGGAGGACCGTCCGGCGATCGAGGTGTTCCAGGTGCTGGACACCTGCGCCCACTTGTTCTGCAACCGGATCGGCGTGCTGCTGAACGCCGAGGACGTGGTGCGGGGGATGGCGGCCGACGCTGTCAGGGAGCTGGCCTCCGAGGAAGCTCCCGAGGGGAACGAGAACGGGGAGGACACGGGTGTCGTGGCGCAGTCTGCACGTCGTGTACTACGACAGGGATAA